The following are from one region of the Terriglobia bacterium genome:
- a CDS encoding thymidine kinase, with protein sequence MNAMRGNLGWIEVICGPMFSGKSEELIRRLRRAEIARQRVQIFKPIIDQRYASDQIVSHDDGRIHAEAVSNAMEVQAKLDVRTEVIGIDEAQFLGEAMIDFVVRLADMGKRIVIAGLDTDYLGRPFHPMPELLAVADEITKTLSICMQCGNPAKHTQRLIANEDLIVVGAAGMYEARCRRCFEPDLAALETNKKKQMELVTAVGK encoded by the coding sequence GGATTGAAGTGATCTGTGGGCCAATGTTTAGCGGCAAGAGTGAAGAGCTGATTCGCCGTCTGCGCCGCGCGGAAATTGCGCGCCAGCGTGTGCAGATCTTCAAGCCCATCATTGACCAGCGCTACGCCAGTGATCAGATCGTCTCGCATGACGACGGCCGCATTCACGCTGAAGCCGTCAGCAACGCCATGGAGGTCCAGGCCAAGCTCGACGTGCGGACAGAAGTCATCGGCATTGATGAAGCGCAATTTCTGGGCGAAGCCATGATTGACTTCGTTGTCCGCCTGGCCGATATGGGCAAGCGCATCGTCATCGCCGGGCTGGATACCGACTATCTCGGTCGCCCCTTCCATCCCATGCCTGAGCTGCTTGCCGTGGCCGACGAGATCACCAAAACGCTTTCCATCTGCATGCAGTGCGGCAATCCCGCCAAGCACACGCAACGGCTCATCGCCAATGAAGACCTCATCGTGGTGGGCGCTGCCGGCATGTATGAAGCCCGCTGCCGCCGCTGTTTTGAGCCTGACCTTGCCGCTCTTGAAACCAACAAAAAAAAGCAAATGGAACTGGTAACTGCCGTCGGAAAATAG
- a CDS encoding tetratricopeptide repeat protein → MLFSVSRFCLASLVITTLVPCAVAQRGGDPHAGGAVDLPSAGSPIMERNTDPRSVFISGKVVLQSGGPAGRIAIERICNGVVRREGYTNDKGNFQFELGRNSMERDASQADSDRMVTNRNARFPPSGGSDIRYDDCELRASMPGFSSSSVPMRVYAGATQLEVGTIVLTKMGILEGPTVSVTTMAIPKEAHEAFEKGRKAGSEKQFDEAVTQLNKAVSLYPQYAAAWSLLAEIHRLQNQFGPAKAEYEKALAVDPKFISPYFGLAAIAVIENKWSDAAQLTDQLIQLNSLAYPMAYFFNAAANLNLGKLDAAEMSARKFQQVDKAHTRPDIALLLANILTGKHQYAEAAQLYRDYLNLKPDAPNAEALKKEAQRLESLSAAKQ, encoded by the coding sequence ATGTTATTCTCCGTTTCCCGCTTCTGCCTCGCTTCACTTGTTATCACCACGCTTGTTCCCTGTGCCGTTGCTCAGCGCGGCGGAGATCCTCATGCGGGCGGCGCCGTTGATCTGCCCAGCGCCGGCTCTCCTATCATGGAAAGAAACACTGATCCTCGCTCCGTCTTTATTTCGGGCAAAGTCGTACTGCAGAGCGGCGGGCCCGCAGGGCGGATTGCCATTGAGCGGATATGCAACGGCGTGGTTCGGCGTGAAGGTTATACCAATGACAAGGGTAACTTTCAGTTTGAGCTGGGACGCAACTCCATGGAGCGCGACGCCAGCCAGGCAGATTCCGACCGCATGGTCACCAATAGAAACGCGCGCTTTCCTCCTTCCGGCGGAAGTGACATCCGGTATGACGATTGCGAACTGCGCGCCTCCATGCCCGGCTTCTCATCTTCCTCTGTGCCCATGCGGGTGTATGCCGGCGCTACCCAGCTTGAAGTCGGCACCATTGTGCTCACCAAAATGGGGATCTTGGAAGGTCCAACGGTCAGTGTAACTACCATGGCCATCCCCAAAGAGGCACATGAAGCCTTTGAGAAAGGCCGCAAGGCGGGCTCAGAAAAGCAATTCGATGAAGCCGTGACTCAGCTCAACAAGGCTGTTAGCCTCTATCCGCAATATGCGGCAGCATGGTCACTGCTGGCGGAAATCCACCGCCTGCAAAACCAGTTTGGGCCAGCCAAGGCGGAATACGAAAAGGCCCTGGCCGTGGATCCCAAGTTCATCAGTCCTTATTTCGGTTTGGCTGCGATTGCCGTGATTGAAAATAAATGGAGTGACGCCGCGCAGCTTACGGACCAGCTTATCCAGCTCAATTCACTTGCGTATCCTATGGCCTACTTCTTCAATGCCGCCGCCAACCTGAACCTGGGTAAGCTGGACGCGGCGGAGATGAGCGCGCGCAAGTTTCAGCAAGTGGACAAAGCGCATACCCGGCCGGACATTGCGCTTCTTCTTGCAAATATCCTCACGGGAAAACACCAATATGCTGAAGCGGCGCAGCTCTATCGCGACTACCTTAACCTGAAGCCGGACGCTCCCAACGCTGAAGCGCTGAAGAAAGAAGCGCAGCGCCTGGAAAGCCTGAGCGCCGCTAAACAATAG
- a CDS encoding tetratricopeptide repeat protein produces MMFVTMWAGTLATAQRGTGSTGSAGTPSRSIPPTRAPGAPDASTKPVFVSGKVMLQGGGTLPEPVPIERVCNGTVRREGYADTKGQFEFQLGLNLTFQDASENDSRITPATQSRSGSNTLRPLELNGCELRAVLAGYQSTVVNLRSMGGDTWQYDVGTIFLKRIGNAPGTTISVTSMAAPKDAMRALVKAQKIKAEKPAEAEKELAKAVKIYPQFAAAWTLLGDLHREHNDFNTARTDYGQAIAADPQFVNPSYGLAMIAAQEKKWDDTIRLTEQVIKLNSAAFPLAYFLNAAANYNLQKFAPAEESAKRFKGLDTQHSHPDVCLLLSYLYSGRQDYASAAREIREYLVLAPNSPDAESLKNEAKRFEDLSVSAKRD; encoded by the coding sequence ATGATGTTCGTTACGATGTGGGCCGGAACGCTCGCCACGGCACAACGCGGCACCGGTTCTACAGGTTCAGCAGGCACGCCTTCCCGCAGCATTCCCCCCACACGAGCACCGGGCGCCCCAGACGCAAGTACGAAGCCGGTCTTTGTCTCCGGCAAGGTCATGTTGCAGGGCGGTGGAACGCTGCCTGAGCCCGTCCCTATTGAGCGTGTCTGCAATGGAACGGTGCGGCGTGAAGGTTATGCCGACACAAAAGGGCAGTTTGAGTTCCAGCTGGGCCTGAATCTTACGTTTCAAGACGCCAGCGAAAATGATAGCCGTATCACTCCCGCTACACAGTCGCGGTCCGGCAGTAATACCCTGAGGCCTCTTGAACTGAATGGCTGTGAGTTGCGCGCAGTGCTGGCAGGCTATCAATCCACAGTGGTAAATCTGAGGTCCATGGGCGGCGATACATGGCAGTATGACGTGGGCACGATCTTTCTTAAACGGATTGGAAATGCTCCGGGAACCACCATTAGCGTGACCAGCATGGCCGCGCCCAAAGATGCCATGCGCGCCCTGGTAAAAGCTCAGAAGATTAAGGCGGAAAAGCCGGCGGAAGCGGAAAAAGAGCTGGCCAAAGCCGTGAAAATCTATCCTCAGTTCGCGGCCGCATGGACGCTGCTGGGCGATCTTCATCGCGAACACAATGACTTTAACACTGCGCGGACGGACTACGGGCAAGCCATCGCCGCGGACCCGCAGTTTGTAAATCCCAGTTACGGTCTGGCGATGATTGCCGCTCAGGAAAAGAAATGGGACGACACAATCCGCTTGACTGAGCAGGTCATCAAGCTCAACTCTGCCGCGTTTCCGCTGGCATATTTTTTAAACGCCGCGGCTAATTACAACTTGCAGAAATTTGCGCCGGCGGAAGAAAGCGCCAAACGATTCAAGGGCCTGGATACACAGCATAGTCATCCTGACGTTTGTTTGCTGTTGAGCTATCTCTATTCCGGCAGGCAGGATTACGCATCTGCGGCCCGCGAAATTCGCGAGTATCTGGTTCTGGCGCCCAATTCACCCGATGCCGAATCGCTTAAGAACGAAGCCAAGCGCTTTGAGGATTTGAGCGTCTCCGCCAAGCGTGACTAG
- a CDS encoding lactonase family protein produces the protein MKKACFVCPLLLFAITAFAQNNFVYTNDNFSPNTVSVFKVSPSNGALTLIAGSPFLTGGNGGGGDVNAENITTATQGTASFLYAANNGSSTISAFAINPKTGTLAPVPGSPFQVGTATSGSTMSLTSSPNGRFLFQVDESSRLIHTFNIGANGAITEAPGSPFDSGAEPEGLKVTANGNFLLVGLRSLDALGVYSIDGNGALTPVFGSPFLTNGPAVAMDSTCANNRVFVSSAGSNLIDAFDMAADGSLTPVAGSPFPSGGTSTINALTLTPSNQDLLTSDVFNSEVSSLAVGPDGSLQPVPDSPFAASDWVGSIAATRSGKFVYASLFAEGEADGWMIQDDGTLRPVPGRPFATGSGGAGVQALTTFPPPSCSATL, from the coding sequence ATGAAGAAAGCGTGCTTCGTTTGTCCTCTTTTGTTGTTCGCCATCACGGCATTCGCCCAAAACAACTTTGTCTATACCAACGATAATTTTTCCCCCAACACCGTCTCCGTCTTCAAGGTAAGCCCCAGTAACGGTGCGCTCACACTCATTGCCGGCTCGCCGTTTCTGACCGGCGGCAATGGCGGAGGAGGCGACGTGAACGCGGAAAATATCACCACTGCAACGCAAGGCACAGCAAGTTTTCTATACGCCGCCAACAATGGCAGCAGCACCATCAGCGCGTTTGCCATTAACCCAAAAACAGGAACGCTTGCCCCGGTGCCTGGTTCTCCATTCCAGGTTGGTACCGCGACTTCAGGCTCCACCATGTCACTGACGTCAAGTCCGAATGGGCGTTTTCTTTTCCAGGTCGACGAAAGCTCAAGATTGATCCACACTTTTAACATCGGAGCCAACGGTGCAATCACAGAAGCCCCTGGTTCTCCATTCGATAGCGGCGCTGAACCTGAGGGCCTGAAAGTTACCGCCAACGGAAATTTTCTCCTCGTGGGCCTTAGGTCGTTGGACGCTCTTGGAGTGTACTCAATCGATGGCAATGGCGCGCTTACGCCGGTGTTCGGTTCGCCATTCCTCACCAACGGTCCAGCTGTGGCGATGGATAGTACTTGCGCCAACAACCGCGTGTTCGTTTCCAGCGCGGGATCGAACCTAATCGACGCGTTCGACATGGCGGCTGATGGCAGTTTGACGCCCGTGGCTGGCTCGCCATTTCCCAGCGGCGGAACCAGCACCATCAATGCGCTCACGCTTACGCCCAGCAACCAGGACCTGCTGACCAGCGACGTATTCAATTCTGAGGTCTCGTCACTGGCCGTCGGCCCGGATGGTTCGCTCCAGCCCGTGCCGGATTCGCCATTTGCCGCCTCTGACTGGGTCGGCTCCATTGCCGCCACCCGAAGCGGCAAGTTTGTTTACGCCTCACTCTTCGCCGAGGGAGAGGCTGACGGATGGATGATCCAGGACGATGGCACTTTGCGGCCTGTACCGGGGCGTCCTTTTGCTACCGGATCGGGTGGCGCGGGCGTGCAGGCCCTGACTACTTTCCCGCCGCCTTCATGCTCGGCCACACTGTAA
- the ruvB gene encoding Holliday junction branch migration DNA helicase RuvB: MVSASEHKPIDKDKDRLVSAVQAEDDASYELKLRPRYLREFIGQKKVKENLAVAVEAAKSRGEALDHVLLYGPPGLGKTTLATIIANEMGVAYQQSAGPAIQIKGDLTAILTNLRDKQVLFLDEVHRLQPALEEILYSALEDYKLDIIIGQGPSARTHTIDVSPFTFVAATTRAGMLSSPLRSRFGILLRLEFYTDEELKYIVERSAEILGVSIDSEGAAELASRARGTPRIANRLLRRVRDFAQVRGQGRIDKTTAQAALEMLEVDKHGFDEVDRRLLLTIIQKYNGGPVGLSTLAAALAEEQDALEEIYEPFLIQIGFLDRTPRGRVATRLAYDHFGIKYGRQPELF, translated from the coding sequence ATAGTGTCCGCTTCAGAGCACAAACCGATAGATAAAGACAAAGACCGACTCGTCTCCGCCGTGCAGGCGGAAGACGATGCGTCGTACGAACTCAAGTTGCGTCCGCGCTACCTGCGCGAATTCATCGGACAGAAAAAAGTAAAAGAGAATCTGGCCGTTGCCGTCGAAGCAGCGAAGTCGCGCGGTGAAGCCTTGGACCACGTTCTGCTCTACGGCCCGCCGGGCCTGGGCAAAACCACGCTGGCCACAATCATCGCCAATGAAATGGGCGTGGCTTATCAGCAAAGCGCCGGGCCTGCCATACAGATCAAGGGCGATCTCACCGCGATCCTGACCAACCTGCGGGACAAGCAAGTCCTGTTTCTGGATGAAGTCCACCGCCTGCAGCCCGCGCTGGAAGAAATACTTTATTCCGCGTTGGAAGATTACAAGCTCGACATCATTATCGGTCAGGGGCCTTCGGCCCGCACGCACACCATTGACGTGAGTCCGTTTACCTTTGTGGCTGCCACCACACGCGCGGGTATGCTTTCATCTCCGTTGCGTTCGCGCTTTGGCATTTTGCTGCGGCTGGAGTTCTATACCGACGAAGAATTGAAATACATTGTGGAGCGCTCAGCGGAGATTCTTGGCGTCTCAATCGATTCCGAAGGCGCCGCAGAGCTTGCCAGCCGTGCGCGCGGAACTCCGCGCATCGCCAACCGTCTGCTGCGGCGTGTGCGTGACTTTGCCCAGGTACGCGGGCAGGGCCGCATTGACAAAACCACCGCCCAGGCGGCGTTGGAAATGCTGGAAGTGGACAAGCATGGCTTTGATGAAGTGGATCGCCGACTGCTGCTGACGATTATCCAGAAATACAACGGCGGGCCGGTGGGACTCAGTACGCTGGCTGCTGCGCTGGCGGAAGAACAGGACGCGCTGGAAGAAATCTATGAGCCGTTCCTGATCCAGATTGGTTTTCTTGATCGCACTCCGCGCGGCCGCGTCGCCACCAGGCTGGCTTACGATCACTTTGGCATCAAGTATGGCCGCCAGCCGGAACTGTTTTGA
- a CDS encoding carbohydrate binding family 9 domain-containing protein, whose protein sequence is MFAQHKGPSLPAPNLKAEISSLTIPRLPSAPKLEDFEGMEPVTDLARKMLKIDKFIQQEPRDGEPASEPTEAYLGYTHKSFYAVFLCFDKHPKKIRARMLRREQIDDDDQVGLWLDTFHDQRHAYYFYANPYGIQQDGLFAESGGPDNSFDTVWHTTGKLTGNGYMVMIEIPFKSLRFRQQHSSLSWGVILIRVIPRNSEHSFFPPNSNHIQGMLTKEGTINGLSEISPSHNIQFIPYTSVESFRALDERDPAADRFTGKHVYPKAGLDSKVVIKDSLVLDATINPDFGQIESDDPQVTVNQRFEVFFPEKRPFFQENSNYFQTPMQLVFTRRIVDPLYGIRLTGKEGPWAIGAMVADDRSPGRSVIGTDPLAGQSAYFGVLRVNREFGKNNSFGFIYTDRELHTSPDSFCSALRCVVGFNRVGGVDTQIRINKNWQMNAQAVTSETKFSDGSHQSGPAYHASIERSSRAWEYNTQFGDISAGFDSEAGFVNRTDIRRVITLIARTFHPEGKLLTAHGPRVVEQSLWDHNGTRLDHVINPAYEWDFPRFSSFSIFTLWEHEQLRPQDFSTLTTNRDYPHIVGGAQINTQYFKWLNFAMEMDWGTATNFVPRTGPPVLGYQNTAFARAIVRPTKGLTIENTYLMTRLLDQNTNLNIFNNHIMRSKWNYQFTKEFSLRLIGEYNTTISNPFLTTLQNTKGFNGDVLFTYLLTPGTAVYVGYNSDLQNLDPRLERICDGLPCLPGQGFDGLLRTRNNFINDGRQIFIKLSYLFRY, encoded by the coding sequence ATGTTTGCCCAACATAAAGGTCCCAGCCTTCCTGCGCCGAACCTGAAGGCGGAAATCAGTTCTCTCACAATTCCGCGCCTGCCATCCGCACCCAAACTTGAAGACTTTGAAGGCATGGAGCCGGTCACCGATCTGGCGCGGAAGATGTTGAAGATCGACAAGTTCATTCAGCAGGAGCCGCGCGACGGCGAGCCCGCGAGTGAGCCAACGGAAGCCTACCTGGGCTATACGCACAAGAGTTTTTATGCCGTGTTCCTGTGCTTTGACAAGCACCCAAAGAAAATCCGCGCGCGCATGCTGCGCCGCGAGCAGATTGATGATGACGACCAGGTAGGCCTCTGGCTGGACACATTCCATGACCAGCGCCACGCCTACTATTTCTATGCAAACCCTTACGGAATCCAGCAGGATGGGCTCTTTGCGGAAAGCGGCGGGCCAGACAATTCATTCGATACCGTCTGGCATACGACCGGCAAACTCACCGGCAACGGCTACATGGTGATGATTGAGATTCCGTTTAAGTCCCTACGCTTCCGGCAGCAACACTCATCTCTAAGCTGGGGCGTGATCCTGATACGGGTGATACCGCGTAACTCAGAGCATTCATTCTTTCCGCCCAACAGCAATCACATCCAGGGCATGTTGACCAAGGAAGGAACGATCAACGGCCTTTCGGAAATTTCTCCCAGCCACAACATCCAGTTCATTCCTTACACTTCAGTGGAATCGTTCCGGGCTTTAGATGAGCGTGATCCCGCGGCTGACCGCTTTACCGGCAAGCACGTGTATCCCAAAGCGGGCCTCGATTCCAAAGTGGTGATCAAAGACAGCCTGGTGCTGGACGCGACCATTAATCCCGACTTCGGCCAGATTGAATCCGACGATCCGCAGGTTACCGTGAACCAGCGCTTTGAGGTTTTCTTTCCGGAGAAGCGACCGTTTTTCCAGGAGAACTCCAACTACTTTCAGACACCGATGCAACTGGTTTTTACGCGGCGCATTGTCGATCCGCTGTATGGCATACGCCTTACGGGCAAAGAAGGCCCGTGGGCCATTGGCGCCATGGTGGCCGATGATCGCTCACCCGGCAGAAGCGTGATTGGCACTGACCCGCTGGCGGGCCAGAGCGCTTACTTTGGCGTGCTGCGCGTAAATCGCGAATTTGGAAAGAACAATAGCTTTGGCTTTATTTATACCGACCGCGAATTGCACACCAGCCCCGATTCATTCTGCAGCGCCTTGCGTTGTGTGGTGGGGTTTAACCGCGTGGGTGGCGTGGATACGCAGATCAGGATCAACAAGAACTGGCAGATGAACGCCCAGGCCGTGACCAGCGAAACCAAGTTCAGTGACGGCTCACACCAGTCTGGCCCCGCGTACCATGCTTCCATTGAGCGCAGTTCGCGCGCCTGGGAATATAACACTCAGTTCGGTGACATTTCTGCCGGCTTTGATTCCGAAGCCGGCTTTGTCAACCGCACGGACATTCGCCGCGTGATCACCTTGATTGCCCGGACTTTTCATCCTGAAGGCAAACTCCTGACGGCCCATGGTCCGCGTGTTGTTGAACAGAGCCTGTGGGACCACAACGGCACGCGCCTGGATCACGTGATTAATCCTGCCTATGAATGGGACTTCCCGCGCTTTAGTTCTTTTTCCATCTTCACCCTGTGGGAACATGAGCAGTTGCGACCGCAGGATTTTTCAACGCTCACAACCAACCGGGATTACCCACACATCGTGGGCGGCGCGCAAATCAACACGCAATATTTCAAGTGGCTCAATTTCGCCATGGAGATGGACTGGGGCACGGCGACAAATTTTGTGCCGCGCACAGGGCCGCCGGTGCTGGGCTACCAGAACACCGCGTTTGCGCGGGCCATTGTCCGGCCCACAAAAGGGCTCACCATTGAAAATACTTATTTAATGACGCGGCTGCTGGACCAGAACACGAACCTGAATATCTTCAACAACCACATCATGCGGTCCAAGTGGAATTACCAGTTCACCAAGGAGTTCTCACTGCGCTTGATCGGGGAATACAACACCACGATTTCCAACCCGTTCCTGACCACGCTGCAGAACACCAAGGGCTTCAATGGCGACGTGCTGTTCACCTACCTGCTGACTCCCGGCACCGCGGTCTACGTGGGATACAACAGTGACCTGCAAAACCTTGATCCGCGACTGGAGCGCATCTGCGACGGGCTGCCCTGCCTGCCCGGACAAGGTTTTGACGGCCTGTTGCGCACACGCAACAACTTTATCAATGACGGCCGCCAGATATTTATCAAGCTGTCATACCTGTTCAGGTATTAA
- a CDS encoding DoxX family protein yields MSKGQKIAMWVVSGLLTALFLFAATPKLLTPDKIMSQWVYARWFLTFIGVCEALGAIGLLIPRVAALAAAGLSGIMIGAVYTLVTHHMNKELPVPIIVFILLMLVIFLRRKEGSASATA; encoded by the coding sequence ATGTCCAAGGGACAAAAGATTGCGATGTGGGTTGTGAGCGGCCTGTTGACGGCGCTGTTTCTGTTCGCGGCCACGCCCAAACTGTTGACGCCCGACAAGATCATGTCTCAGTGGGTCTATGCCCGGTGGTTCCTCACGTTCATCGGCGTGTGTGAGGCACTGGGCGCAATTGGCTTGCTCATACCACGCGTCGCCGCGCTGGCCGCAGCAGGGCTCAGCGGGATCATGATCGGCGCAGTTTACACGCTGGTAACGCATCACATGAATAAAGAGCTTCCTGTTCCGATCATAGTGTTCATTCTGCTGATGCTGGTGATTTTCCTGCGGCGCAAGGAAGGCAGCGCGTCCGCTACGGCTTAA
- a CDS encoding SRPBCC domain-containing protein → MRICKGSKRAAETEDLNSNAKKVDGLKSKGGKSQRPEREKIHEEKKHVHTQRKNNPAAVTPDREIVITRVFDAPRELVWKARTDPEHLKNCGGPKGFTMLSCKMDLRPGGMFHYGMRTPDGHEMWGKFVFREIVPPERLVHVVSFSDPQGGVTRHPMSATWPLEVLNTMTLTETNGKTTMTLNGVPINATEEERRTFQEGRGSMQQGFKGTLDQLDAYLVSVQKERSLDALQKENLAGPPTLLRKSSPATNATPTCGSCGQGS, encoded by the coding sequence ATGCGTATCTGCAAAGGCTCAAAAAGAGCAGCTGAAACTGAAGATCTCAATTCCAACGCCAAAAAAGTCGATGGTCTGAAATCAAAGGGCGGGAAATCGCAACGCCCGGAACGAGAAAAGATTCATGAGGAGAAAAAGCATGTCCACACTCAAAGAAAAAATAATCCAGCCGCGGTAACGCCTGATCGCGAGATCGTTATCACGCGTGTCTTTGATGCGCCGCGTGAACTGGTGTGGAAAGCCCGGACCGACCCTGAACACCTGAAGAACTGCGGGGGACCCAAAGGGTTCACAATGCTCAGCTGCAAAATGGACCTGCGCCCGGGCGGCATGTTCCATTACGGCATGCGCACGCCAGACGGCCATGAGATGTGGGGCAAATTTGTTTTTCGTGAAATTGTTCCGCCGGAGCGGCTCGTCCACGTTGTCTCATTTTCAGATCCGCAGGGCGGCGTTACTCGCCATCCCATGAGCGCCACCTGGCCGCTGGAAGTGCTGAACACCATGACATTGACGGAGACGAACGGCAAGACCACCATGACGCTCAACGGCGTTCCTATCAATGCTACGGAAGAAGAGCGCAGGACGTTCCAGGAAGGTCGCGGATCAATGCAGCAGGGCTTTAAGGGAACACTGGACCAACTGGATGCTTACCTGGTAAGCGTACAGAAGGAACGCAGTCTTGATGCGTTGCAGAAAGAAAATTTGGCTGGGCCGCCTACCTTGTTGCGGAAAAGCAGCCCAGCCACAAACGCTACGCCGACTTGCGGGTCGTGCGGGCAGGGAAGTTGA
- a CDS encoding DUF3800 domain-containing protein: MKKAEEKPRFYYVDEAGDPVFYGKGKKVIVGTEGCSKTFSVGFLRTYDPESIRSKLADVRLEILNDRYLKDIPSITKSQRAFHAKDDCPEVRKLVYSALDKMDFGVQVIVARKREFTFRTTHKGSQDRFYDDLISRLFSAQLHLAHQNTITFARRGNKARQHSLRAAVESGLKKFRSKYVTAAVTSVQIETRQPAQESALQAVDYVLWAVQRAFEKGEMRYFEYMRDKIELVWDIYDIHKIGQKESSVYDRKRNPFDIKKASSLS, from the coding sequence ATGAAAAAAGCTGAGGAAAAACCGCGATTCTATTATGTCGACGAAGCTGGCGATCCGGTATTTTACGGTAAGGGAAAGAAGGTAATCGTTGGAACCGAGGGATGCTCAAAGACATTTTCTGTTGGTTTTCTACGAACGTACGATCCTGAATCAATTCGCAGTAAATTGGCGGATGTCCGGTTAGAGATACTGAATGATCGCTACTTGAAAGACATTCCTTCGATCACCAAGAGCCAAAGGGCTTTTCATGCCAAGGATGATTGCCCGGAAGTGCGGAAACTAGTGTACTCGGCACTGGATAAAATGGATTTCGGGGTCCAAGTGATCGTGGCGAGGAAACGGGAGTTTACATTCAGAACTACTCACAAAGGTTCCCAGGACCGCTTTTATGACGATTTGATATCACGGTTATTCTCAGCACAACTGCATTTGGCGCATCAAAATACGATCACCTTTGCTCGCCGTGGCAATAAAGCCAGACAACATTCCCTCAGGGCTGCGGTTGAGTCGGGATTGAAAAAGTTTAGGAGTAAATACGTAACTGCAGCAGTGACGAGTGTCCAAATAGAGACGCGTCAACCAGCTCAGGAATCGGCTTTACAGGCGGTCGACTATGTACTTTGGGCGGTGCAAAGGGCGTTCGAAAAAGGAGAGATGAGATACTTTGAATACATGCGGGACAAAATTGAGTTGGTTTGGGATATCTATGACATCCATAAGATTGGCCAAAAAGAATCAAGTGTTTATGATCGAAAGAGAAACCCATTCGACATAAAAAAAGCCAGTTCCCTTAGCTAA
- the ispE gene encoding 4-(cytidine 5'-diphospho)-2-C-methyl-D-erythritol kinase gives MATSVRSFAKINLGLKIGPLREDGFHELRTIYQTVALSDQVRVDVNKGVGIEIACKDPRVPDDESNTCWRVADRMLRSLKVRGKVRISIEKRLPVQGGLGAASSNAVATMLALEKELRQPLSAAERLRITSEVGSDLPLFLVGGTVLGTGRGEQVYPLEDLPSFHCVIATPEAGVSTPAAFADWDKKCAAALADRKLADVKLTDKESLDRINTFSRTIYEWLNGSFTATGVPGKGRDRAEALLLDLVRTGIENDFESVVFPKYPAIREVKRALERSGAKYVSLSGSGSAVFGLFADQESANQAVKKLEANDIPAQATVTLPRSEYWKELFGAGERRAEKIG, from the coding sequence ATGGCCACCTCTGTCCGTTCCTTTGCCAAAATCAATCTCGGTTTGAAAATTGGGCCGCTGCGTGAAGATGGATTTCACGAGCTGCGCACCATTTATCAGACAGTCGCGCTGAGCGATCAGGTGCGGGTGGACGTGAACAAGGGCGTGGGCATTGAGATTGCGTGCAAAGATCCGCGCGTGCCCGACGACGAGAGCAACACCTGCTGGCGCGTGGCCGACCGCATGTTGCGGTCACTGAAAGTGCGCGGCAAGGTAAGGATATCGATTGAGAAGCGCCTGCCGGTGCAGGGCGGTCTGGGCGCGGCCTCGTCCAATGCGGTCGCCACGATGCTGGCGCTGGAAAAAGAGTTGAGGCAACCGTTGTCGGCAGCAGAGCGGCTGCGGATTACATCCGAGGTCGGGTCTGACCTGCCGCTGTTTCTGGTGGGAGGCACGGTACTGGGAACGGGACGCGGGGAGCAGGTTTATCCGCTGGAAGACCTGCCCAGCTTCCACTGCGTGATTGCCACGCCGGAAGCAGGCGTCTCAACGCCGGCGGCGTTTGCGGACTGGGACAAAAAATGCGCCGCAGCATTGGCTGACCGGAAGTTGGCCGATGTGAAATTGACGGACAAAGAGAGCTTAGATAGAATAAATACGTTCAGTCGGACGATTTACGAGTGGCTGAACGGGAGTTTTACCGCAACCGGTGTCCCAGGCAAAGGCCGGGACCGGGCCGAGGCACTGCTTCTCGACCTTGTCCGTACCGGGATTGAAAACGATTTTGAAAGTGTCGTTTTCCCTAAGTATCCCGCAATACGCGAGGTCAAACGTGCGCTTGAACGGTCTGGGGCGAAGTACGTGTCGCTATCGGGGTCAGGTTCTGCGGTGTTTGGTCTTTTTGCCGACCAGGAATCAGCGAACCAGGCAGTAAAGAAGCTGGAAGCAAACGATATTCCGGCGCAGGCCACGGTAACGTTGCCCCGGTCAGAATATTGGAAAGAGCTGTTTGGGGCGGGCGAGCGCCGCGCGGAAAAGATCGGGTGA